A stretch of Flavobacterium sp. N1994 DNA encodes these proteins:
- the lpdA gene encoding dihydrolipoyl dehydrogenase has protein sequence MSSFDVVIIGSGPGGYVSAIRCAQLGFKTAIIEKYSTLGGTCLNVGCIPSKALLASSHHYEELQHFADHGIEVAGEVKVNLEKMIARKQAVVDQTSGGVKFLMDKNNVTVFEGLGSFVDATHVAIAKADGTSETIEAKNIIIATGSKPSNLPFIKLDKERIITSTEALKLPEVPKHLVIIGGGVIGIELGQVYLRLGAQVSVVEFMDRIIPGMDAGLSKELTKVLKKQGMKFYTSHKVKSVERKGNTVTVQAENAKGEIITLEGDYSLVSVGRRPYTDGLNADKAGVKITERGMVEVNDHLQTNIPNIYAIGDVVRGAMLAHKAEEEGVMVAEILAGQKPHIDYNLIPGVVYTWPEVAAVGKTEEQLKEAGVAYKAGSFPFKALGRARAGGDTDGFVKILADAKTDEVLGVHMIGARCADLIAEAVTAMEFRASAEDISRMSHAHPTFAEAIKEAALAATDNRALHV, from the coding sequence ATGAGTTCATTTGACGTAGTCATTATAGGTTCTGGTCCCGGCGGATATGTTTCAGCTATTCGTTGTGCCCAATTGGGTTTCAAAACCGCAATCATCGAAAAATACAGTACTTTAGGAGGAACTTGCCTTAACGTAGGTTGTATTCCCTCTAAAGCCTTATTAGCCTCATCGCATCATTATGAAGAATTACAACATTTTGCCGATCACGGAATTGAAGTGGCTGGCGAAGTAAAAGTGAATTTAGAAAAAATGATTGCTCGCAAACAAGCGGTGGTCGACCAAACTTCGGGTGGCGTTAAATTCCTTATGGATAAAAATAATGTCACTGTTTTTGAAGGCTTAGGTTCTTTTGTAGATGCTACTCACGTGGCCATTGCCAAAGCGGATGGAACATCGGAAACAATTGAAGCTAAAAATATTATTATTGCGACGGGTTCAAAACCATCTAATTTGCCTTTTATTAAATTAGATAAAGAAAGAATCATCACTTCGACAGAAGCCTTAAAATTACCAGAAGTTCCTAAACATCTAGTAATTATTGGTGGGGGGGTTATCGGAATTGAATTAGGACAAGTTTATTTAAGACTTGGAGCTCAAGTATCCGTTGTGGAATTCATGGACCGAATCATCCCAGGAATGGACGCTGGTCTGTCAAAAGAATTGACGAAAGTCTTGAAAAAACAAGGCATGAAATTCTACACCTCACACAAAGTGAAATCGGTAGAAAGAAAGGGAAATACCGTTACGGTTCAAGCCGAAAATGCTAAAGGAGAAATCATTACTTTAGAAGGTGATTATTCTTTAGTATCTGTGGGTCGTCGTCCTTATACTGACGGATTAAACGCCGACAAAGCTGGAGTGAAAATTACGGAACGCGGTATGGTGGAAGTCAATGATCATTTGCAAACTAACATTCCAAATATCTATGCCATTGGAGATGTTGTTCGTGGCGCCATGTTGGCTCACAAAGCGGAAGAAGAAGGGGTTATGGTAGCCGAAATTTTAGCAGGTCAAAAACCACACATCGATTATAACTTAATTCCGGGAGTAGTGTATACTTGGCCTGAAGTAGCTGCTGTTGGTAAAACCGAAGAGCAGTTAAAAGAAGCTGGAGTAGCCTACAAAGCAGGAAGTTTTCCTTTCAAAGCCTTAGGAAGAGCAAGAGCTGGTGGCGACACCGATGGATTTGTAAAAATCTTAGCCGATGCGAAAACCGATGAAGTACTGGGAGTTCACATGATTGGTGCTCGTTGTGCCGACTTAATTGCCGAAGCCGTAACTGCTATGGAATTCAGAGCCTCTGCGGAAGATATTTCAAGAATGTCACATGCACACCCGACCTTTGCAGAAGCTATCAAAGAAGCCGCATTAGCAGCTACTGATAATAGAGCATTGCACGTATAA
- a CDS encoding DNA translocase FtsK, translating into MAKTVKKESPDKTKDPNLEIKILKTKKQYRMLFGFLLVLVSIAFLVSFISFFVSGQADQSAVDSLTDRSQAVENWLGKFGAYFADLFIYRGFGVASFLFVKLLFLSGAFLLLDLPIRKLKNTWFWDLFAIIVLSITFGFFSTTIPELGGTVGYEMNQFIQDYIGKTGTLLGIIFFIIIYLIFKIKISPDAVKTFFEKKHSDIKEDLSALTSTENGTDYNLEEFAVKEEEEEELEEPVLKPSPFEINKESLKPTIENASEINLEPTLKMTVTPTPTPEPQIIETNDEAFVIEKVPDEDIVEENLAAKLVADFGLFDPTLELSNYKFPTIDLLKEYGSVGITINQEELEENKNRIVETLKNYKIDIAQIKATVGPSVTLYEIVPEAGIRISKIKSLEDDIALSLAALGIRIIAPIPGKGTIGIEVPNKNPTMVPMRAVIGSAKFQEAEMELPIALGKTISNETFVVDLAKMPHLLMAGATGQGKSVGLNAVLTSLLYKKHPAEVKFVLVDPKKVELTLFNKIERHYLAKLPDDGDAIITDNTKVVHTLNSLCIEMDNRYSLLKDAMVRNIKEYNEKFKSRKLNPEHGHRFLPYIILVVDEFADLIMTAGKEVETPIARLAQLARAIGIHLIIATQRPSVNVITGLIKANFPARIAFRVTSKIDSRTILDTQGADQLIGRGDLLYSNGNDLVRVQCAFVDTPEVERIVEYIGSQKAYASAYLLPEYVGEDGSSVNLEFDISERDSMFREAAEIIVSAQQGSASLLQRKLKLGYNRAGRLIDQLEAAGIVGPFEGSKARSVNIPDLASLDQFFTNEQNNA; encoded by the coding sequence ATGGCAAAGACAGTAAAAAAAGAAAGTCCAGACAAAACGAAAGATCCCAACTTGGAAATCAAAATCCTAAAAACTAAAAAGCAATACCGCATGCTTTTCGGGTTTCTTTTGGTGTTAGTCTCTATTGCCTTCTTGGTTTCTTTTATTTCCTTTTTTGTATCTGGTCAAGCCGACCAAAGTGCTGTGGATTCTTTAACCGACAGAAGCCAAGCCGTAGAAAACTGGTTAGGTAAATTTGGCGCCTATTTTGCCGATTTGTTTATTTATCGTGGTTTTGGTGTAGCGTCCTTCTTATTTGTCAAGCTATTGTTTTTAAGCGGTGCTTTCTTATTGCTAGATTTACCCATCCGAAAACTGAAAAACACTTGGTTCTGGGATTTATTTGCTATCATTGTATTATCGATAACGTTTGGTTTTTTCTCCACTACTATTCCCGAATTAGGCGGAACCGTTGGCTATGAAATGAACCAATTCATTCAAGATTATATCGGTAAAACAGGAACGCTTTTAGGGATTATCTTTTTCATTATCATCTATTTAATTTTCAAAATAAAAATATCGCCTGATGCTGTAAAAACTTTCTTCGAGAAGAAACACAGTGATATCAAAGAAGATTTAAGTGCTTTAACTTCCACCGAGAACGGAACCGATTATAATTTAGAAGAATTTGCTGTAAAAGAAGAAGAGGAAGAAGAATTGGAAGAGCCTGTATTAAAACCTTCTCCATTTGAAATCAATAAGGAAAGTTTAAAACCTACTATTGAAAATGCTTCCGAGATTAATTTGGAACCTACGCTTAAAATGACGGTGACTCCTACTCCAACACCTGAACCACAAATCATTGAAACCAATGACGAAGCGTTTGTAATAGAAAAAGTACCAGATGAAGATATTGTAGAAGAAAATTTGGCAGCCAAATTAGTGGCTGATTTTGGTTTGTTTGACCCTACGCTAGAGTTATCCAATTACAAGTTCCCTACTATTGATTTATTAAAAGAATACGGTTCCGTTGGTATCACCATCAACCAAGAAGAACTAGAAGAAAATAAAAACCGAATTGTAGAAACACTAAAAAACTACAAGATTGATATTGCTCAAATCAAAGCTACTGTAGGACCCTCAGTAACCTTATATGAAATCGTACCTGAAGCTGGGATTCGTATTTCTAAAATCAAAAGCTTAGAAGACGATATTGCCTTATCATTAGCCGCCTTAGGAATTCGTATCATTGCTCCTATTCCAGGAAAAGGGACTATTGGTATTGAAGTACCGAATAAAAACCCAACGATGGTGCCTATGCGTGCCGTAATTGGTTCGGCTAAATTCCAAGAAGCTGAAATGGAATTGCCTATCGCTTTAGGAAAAACTATTTCTAATGAAACCTTTGTGGTAGATTTAGCCAAGATGCCTCACCTTTTGATGGCGGGGGCTACAGGACAAGGAAAATCAGTTGGACTAAATGCGGTCTTGACTTCGTTGTTATACAAAAAACATCCAGCAGAAGTGAAGTTCGTTTTGGTCGACCCGAAGAAAGTAGAGCTTACGCTTTTCAATAAAATAGAACGTCATTATTTAGCCAAACTCCCAGATGATGGTGATGCTATTATTACGGATAACACCAAAGTAGTGCATACTTTAAATTCGTTGTGTATTGAAATGGACAACCGGTATTCTTTGTTGAAAGATGCTATGGTTAGAAATATCAAAGAATACAACGAGAAATTCAAATCCCGTAAATTAAATCCGGAACACGGTCATCGTTTCCTGCCTTATATCATTTTGGTTGTCGATGAGTTTGCCGATTTGATTATGACTGCTGGTAAAGAAGTGGAAACCCCTATTGCTCGTTTAGCTCAGTTGGCTCGTGCGATTGGTATTCATTTAATCATCGCGACACAAAGACCCTCAGTAAATGTAATTACCGGATTGATCAAAGCGAATTTCCCAGCGCGTATTGCCTTTAGAGTAACTTCTAAAATAGATAGTAGAACTATTTTAGACACGCAAGGAGCTGACCAATTGATTGGACGAGGGGATTTATTATATTCTAATGGAAATGATTTAGTGCGTGTACAATGTGCTTTTGTTGACACTCCCGAAGTGGAAAGAATTGTAGAATATATCGGTTCACAAAAAGCATATGCTAGTGCTTATCTCTTGCCAGAATATGTTGGAGAAGATGGCAGTAGCGTGAATCTTGAATTTGATATTTCAGAAAGAGACAGCATGTTTAGAGAGGCTGCCGAAATAATTGTATCCGCTCAACAAGGTTCGGCATCATTATTGCAGAGGAAGTTGAAACTGGGTTACAATCGTGCAGGTCGTCTGATTGATCAATTAGAAGCCGCCGGAATTGTAGGTCCGTTTGAAGGAAGTAAAGCGCGAAGTGTTAACATTCCCGACTTAGCTTCATTAGATCAATTTTTCACCAATGAACAAAACAATGCCTAA
- a CDS encoding diacylglycerol kinase family protein encodes MEFQKDNSFFTGRLKSIGFAVKGAYKLITTEHSVMVQSSLAVILIIAGFVFHISREEWMLQILAFGLVLSVESLNTAVEKIADFIHPEFHDRIGFIKDIAAGAVMFAAMAAIAIGLLIYVPKF; translated from the coding sequence ATGGAATTCCAAAAAGACAACTCTTTCTTTACCGGACGATTAAAAAGTATTGGTTTTGCTGTAAAAGGAGCCTATAAATTAATCACCACGGAACATAGTGTTATGGTACAGTCGTCATTGGCTGTAATCTTAATAATCGCTGGATTTGTTTTTCATATTTCAAGAGAAGAATGGATGCTACAAATTTTAGCTTTTGGTTTGGTTTTATCGGTAGAGAGTTTGAATACGGCCGTTGAAAAAATTGCCGATTTTATTCATCCCGAATTTCATGACCGAATTGGCTTTATCAAAGACATTGCTGCTGGTGCGGTGATGTTTGCTGCGATGGCTGCCATTGCTATTGGATTATTAATTTATGTTCCCAAATTTTAA
- a CDS encoding ArsR/SmtB family transcription factor: MGASKTEHFSDEQNELASLFKAMAHPARIAIVDYLLKTDSCICGDIVNELPLAQPTVSQHLKELKNAGIIKGTIEGTAICYCIDENTLKKVESYFTSINSQLKKKCC; the protein is encoded by the coding sequence ATGGGAGCCTCCAAAACAGAACATTTTTCGGATGAACAAAATGAATTAGCTTCTTTGTTTAAAGCGATGGCACATCCAGCCAGAATAGCGATTGTTGACTATTTGCTTAAGACAGATAGTTGTATTTGTGGTGATATTGTCAACGAATTGCCCTTGGCACAACCGACGGTTTCGCAGCATTTGAAGGAATTAAAAAATGCAGGAATCATCAAAGGCACTATTGAAGGAACCGCGATTTGTTATTGTATTGATGAAAATACTTTAAAGAAAGTAGAAAGTTACTTTACCAGTATCAATTCCCAATTAAAAAAGAAATGTTGTTAA
- the arsB gene encoding ACR3 family arsenite efflux transporter — MKKRLGFLDRFLTLWIFLAMVVGVGIGYFIPSSSSFINSFSSGTTNIPLAIGLILMMYPPLTKIDFSKVPQMFRQPKLLGASFFITWIVGPFLMFLLATFFLKDYPEYMTGLIIIGIAPCIAMVIVWNELAEGNRELTAGLIGINSLLQVFFFSLYAYFYLKIMLPLFGIKGLELNITVAEIAKTVGIYLGIPFALAVISRFLIKRYIGDKWFNQKFLPFVSPITLIALLFTIVVMFSLKGAMIVDLPMDVIRIAIPLVLFFAVMFFLMFFVSKKIGAPYRDAAALSFTASGNNFELAIAVSIGVFGINSGQAFAGVIGPLVEVPALIILVNVAFWLRKKYFKA, encoded by the coding sequence ATGAAAAAAAGATTAGGATTCTTAGACCGCTTTTTAACGCTTTGGATTTTTTTAGCGATGGTAGTAGGAGTGGGGATTGGGTATTTTATTCCAAGTTCCTCTAGCTTTATCAATTCCTTTTCTTCGGGAACGACCAATATTCCGTTAGCCATTGGTTTGATTTTGATGATGTATCCACCACTCACTAAAATAGATTTTTCTAAAGTGCCCCAAATGTTTCGACAACCCAAACTATTGGGAGCTTCCTTTTTTATCACTTGGATAGTTGGACCGTTTTTAATGTTTTTATTGGCGACTTTTTTCCTAAAAGACTATCCAGAATATATGACAGGACTCATTATTATTGGTATAGCACCTTGTATTGCTATGGTGATAGTTTGGAACGAATTAGCTGAAGGAAACAGAGAATTGACAGCAGGTTTGATTGGAATTAATAGTCTATTGCAAGTGTTCTTTTTCAGTTTGTATGCTTATTTTTATTTGAAAATTATGTTACCCTTATTTGGCATCAAAGGTCTCGAATTGAATATTACCGTAGCAGAAATTGCAAAGACAGTCGGTATTTATTTAGGGATTCCTTTTGCCTTGGCGGTTATTAGCAGGTTCTTAATTAAAAGATATATTGGCGATAAATGGTTTAACCAAAAGTTCCTTCCCTTTGTTTCTCCTATAACTTTAATAGCCTTGCTTTTTACCATTGTAGTCATGTTTAGTTTAAAAGGCGCCATGATAGTGGATTTACCAATGGATGTCATCCGCATTGCTATTCCCTTAGTCCTCTTTTTTGCGGTTATGTTTTTCCTGATGTTTTTTGTATCCAAAAAAATTGGAGCCCCTTACCGAGATGCAGCAGCCTTATCTTTTACGGCTTCAGGGAATAATTTTGAATTAGCTATAGCGGTTTCCATAGGTGTATTTGGCATCAATAGTGGTCAAGCTTTTGCTGGGGTCATAGGCCCTTTGGTAGAAGTGCCAGCACTGATTATTTTAGTCAATGTTGCCTTTTGGCTCAGAAAAAAATACTTCAAAGCATAA
- a CDS encoding putative transporter, translated as MNWIIDLVTKESIPQTIIIFGLVIALGIWLGKIKVFGISLGVTWVLFVGIFFSYLGVSLNEELRDFLKEFGLVLFVYTLGLQVGPGFFASLNKNALVSNGLSALIVIIGVVTTIVLYFAFGNSIGVMTGVMSGAVTNTPGLGAAQTTLSNLHHLKADNSIVTLAYAVAYPFGVFGIIITMLLLKKIFKVDIEHETEKHEEVNNSRKDKVISKHLNLENKGLIGNSLHTIFEMLPTPIVVSRMFHNGKVITPTANETLAEGDVLLIVAPQHLFEKLHLLIGSESTMDLKTAMDSNLVSNRIIVTNKAITHTRLGDIPEINQHDFTFTRLNRAGIEMVPNGNIALQLGDIIKVVGTKEGLERITNILGNSMKRLEVPDLAPIFMGIVLGIIFGSIPFQIPNIPVPVKIGLAGGPLIVALLLSRFGNKLYLNNYTTTSANLMIRELGITLFLASVGLGSGSKVAEAFASGNGLLWISMGIVITIVPLLLVGIIAVVWFKKSYFEICGLLAGASTDPPALTFALKIAGNDIPSSTYATVYPLTMILRIVAAQLLILFFS; from the coding sequence ATGAATTGGATAATAGATTTAGTTACTAAAGAGTCCATTCCGCAAACCATTATCATTTTTGGTTTAGTCATTGCACTAGGTATTTGGCTAGGAAAGATTAAAGTTTTTGGTATTTCGTTAGGAGTCACTTGGGTGCTTTTTGTTGGAATATTTTTTTCCTATTTAGGTGTTTCGCTGAATGAAGAACTGAGAGATTTCTTGAAAGAATTCGGATTAGTATTATTTGTTTACACACTCGGATTACAAGTGGGGCCAGGTTTCTTCGCTTCACTAAACAAAAATGCTCTTGTTTCTAATGGGTTATCAGCCTTGATAGTTATTATTGGAGTTGTTACCACAATAGTATTGTATTTCGCTTTTGGAAATTCAATAGGCGTTATGACGGGTGTAATGAGCGGTGCTGTTACCAATACACCTGGTCTTGGAGCTGCTCAAACTACCTTAAGTAATTTACATCATTTAAAAGCAGATAATTCTATTGTAACGCTTGCGTATGCAGTGGCGTATCCTTTTGGAGTTTTTGGAATTATTATTACGATGCTATTGCTGAAAAAGATATTCAAGGTAGATATTGAACACGAAACGGAGAAACACGAAGAAGTCAATAATTCCCGTAAAGATAAGGTAATTTCTAAACATTTAAACTTAGAAAACAAAGGGTTAATAGGGAATTCATTGCATACTATTTTTGAAATGCTGCCGACACCTATTGTCGTTTCTAGAATGTTTCATAACGGAAAAGTAATTACACCAACTGCCAATGAAACCCTAGCCGAAGGCGATGTATTACTGATTGTTGCTCCTCAACATCTTTTTGAAAAATTACACCTGCTGATAGGTTCAGAGAGCACCATGGATTTAAAAACAGCTATGGACAGTAATTTGGTATCCAATCGGATTATAGTAACCAATAAAGCCATTACCCATACTCGATTAGGAGATATTCCAGAAATTAACCAACACGATTTTACTTTCACTCGTTTAAACAGAGCAGGTATCGAAATGGTGCCCAATGGGAATATAGCACTGCAACTGGGAGATATTATCAAAGTAGTAGGAACCAAAGAAGGATTAGAACGCATCACCAATATTCTAGGAAACTCTATGAAACGATTGGAAGTCCCTGACTTAGCGCCCATATTCATGGGGATTGTACTTGGGATAATTTTTGGCAGCATTCCTTTTCAAATTCCAAATATACCAGTGCCAGTAAAAATTGGATTGGCTGGAGGGCCTCTGATTGTAGCTTTGTTATTAAGTCGATTTGGAAACAAACTTTACTTAAACAATTACACCACCACCAGTGCCAATTTGATGATACGAGAATTGGGAATAACGCTTTTCCTAGCTAGTGTGGGATTGGGAAGTGGTTCTAAAGTAGCGGAAGCTTTTGCCAGTGGCAATGGTCTTTTATGGATTAGTATGGGAATAGTAATAACTATAGTCCCTTTGTTATTGGTAGGAATAATAGCTGTTGTGTGGTTTAAAAAGTCCTACTTTGAAATCTGTGGACTTTTAGCCGGAGCTTCAACAGACCCACCAGCATTGACCTTTGCACTAAAAATAGCAGGCAATGATATTCCATCTTCCACTTATGCTACCGTTTATCCTTTGACAATGATTTTAAGAATAGTGGCAGCTCAGTTATTAATACTCTTTTTTAGCTAA
- the pckA gene encoding phosphoenolpyruvate carboxykinase (ATP) — MKNIKIIQELHDLGITGYHEVVYNPTYEELYQAEVSHKRKGYEKGALTDTGAVAVKTGIFTGRSPKDRYIVKDDITKDTIYWDDKVNFPTTKEIWDDLKHLVLQQLSTSPKLYVVDAFCGTNADTRLKVRFVMEVAWQAHFVTNMFIRPSIYELENFGKPDFVVMNGSKVTNPDWKEQGLNSENFVLFNLTEKIQIIGGTWYGGEMKKGMFSMMNYYLPLKGMASMHCSANVGEQGDVAVFFGLSGTGKTTLSADPKRYLIGDDEHGWDNNGVFNYEGGCYAKVIDLTEAQEPDIWRAIKRDALLENVIVDEYGEINYFDHSITENSRVSYPIYHINKIVLPSKAGHASKIIYLSADAFGVLPPVSILDDDQAQYHFLCGYTSKLAGTERGITEPEPSFSPAFGEAFLTLHPTMYSKTLIGKMKEHNAKAYLVNTGWNGTGKRISLKNTRAIIDAIINSEIDKAETNNIPYLNLTFPTALTGVSEGILDPRDTYKDKAEWERKAKDLAARYIKNFQQYTNTEEGKRLVAAGPHL; from the coding sequence ATGAAAAACATTAAAATCATTCAAGAATTACACGACTTAGGGATTACAGGATATCATGAAGTAGTTTACAATCCAACTTACGAAGAGTTATACCAAGCCGAAGTTTCTCATAAAAGAAAAGGATACGAAAAAGGCGCTTTGACTGATACTGGAGCAGTAGCTGTTAAAACAGGAATCTTCACAGGACGTTCTCCTAAGGATAGATATATTGTGAAAGACGATATTACTAAAGATACTATTTATTGGGATGACAAAGTGAATTTCCCTACTACAAAAGAAATATGGGATGATTTAAAACATCTGGTTTTACAGCAATTGTCTACTTCTCCAAAACTCTACGTGGTAGATGCTTTTTGTGGTACCAATGCCGATACCCGATTGAAAGTGCGTTTTGTGATGGAAGTTGCTTGGCAAGCTCATTTTGTAACCAATATGTTTATCAGACCTTCTATCTATGAATTGGAAAATTTTGGCAAACCTGATTTTGTAGTTATGAATGGTTCAAAAGTAACCAACCCTGATTGGAAAGAACAAGGATTAAATTCTGAGAACTTTGTTTTATTCAACTTGACCGAGAAAATCCAAATCATTGGCGGTACTTGGTACGGTGGGGAAATGAAAAAAGGAATGTTCTCTATGATGAACTATTACCTACCTCTTAAAGGGATGGCGTCTATGCACTGTTCAGCGAATGTGGGAGAACAAGGAGATGTAGCCGTATTTTTCGGATTATCAGGTACTGGGAAAACCACGCTTTCTGCCGATCCAAAACGATATTTAATTGGTGATGACGAACACGGTTGGGATAACAACGGCGTCTTTAATTATGAAGGAGGATGCTACGCTAAAGTAATTGATTTGACTGAAGCGCAAGAGCCTGATATTTGGAGAGCCATCAAAAGAGATGCTTTACTTGAAAACGTGATTGTGGATGAATATGGTGAAATAAATTATTTTGACCATTCTATCACCGAAAACTCTAGAGTGTCTTATCCGATATATCACATCAATAAGATTGTTTTGCCTTCTAAAGCAGGGCATGCTAGTAAAATTATTTACTTATCTGCTGATGCCTTTGGAGTATTACCTCCCGTTTCCATATTAGATGACGATCAAGCACAATACCATTTCCTTTGTGGGTATACTTCTAAATTAGCAGGAACAGAAAGAGGAATTACGGAACCAGAACCATCTTTCTCACCAGCTTTTGGGGAAGCGTTTTTAACCTTACATCCAACGATGTATTCTAAAACTTTAATTGGAAAAATGAAAGAGCACAATGCCAAGGCTTATCTAGTAAACACTGGATGGAATGGCACTGGAAAAAGAATTTCATTAAAAAATACCAGAGCCATCATCGACGCTATAATCAATAGTGAGATTGATAAAGCGGAAACCAATAACATTCCGTACTTGAATTTAACCTTCCCAACAGCTTTAACAGGAGTAAGCGAAGGAATTCTTGACCCAAGAGACACTTATAAAGACAAAGCAGAATGGGAACGAAAAGCCAAAGATTTAGCCGCTCGTTACATTAAAAACTTCCAACAGTATACCAATACCGAAGAAGGAAAACGATTAGTAGCTGCTGGTCCTCATTTATAA
- the tpx gene encoding thiol peroxidase, with product MATITLGGNPIHTSGELPKIGSKAPDFELVKTDLSKARLSDFAGSKVILNIYPSVDTGTCATSTRTFNAKASEMENTKVVCIARDLPFAFKRFCGAEGLDNVICLSDFNTGNFGKNYGLEMTDGPLAGLHSRVVIVLDENGVIQYTEQVPEIADEPNYGAALAAL from the coding sequence ATGGCAACAATTACATTAGGAGGAAATCCAATACATACCAGTGGTGAATTACCAAAAATAGGTTCAAAAGCACCTGATTTCGAATTAGTAAAAACCGATTTAAGCAAAGCTAGACTAAGTGATTTTGCGGGTTCTAAAGTGATCTTAAACATTTACCCAAGTGTTGACACTGGAACTTGTGCCACTTCTACAAGAACTTTCAATGCTAAAGCTTCTGAAATGGAAAACACTAAAGTAGTGTGTATTGCTCGCGATTTGCCTTTTGCCTTCAAACGTTTTTGTGGTGCTGAAGGATTGGATAACGTTATTTGCTTATCGGATTTTAACACTGGAAACTTTGGTAAAAACTACGGTTTAGAAATGACCGATGGCCCTTTAGCTGGATTGCATTCTAGAGTCGTGATTGTTTTAGATGAAAATGGAGTGATTCAATATACTGAACAAGTTCCCGAAATAGCTGACGAACCTAATTACGGAGCCGCTTTGGCAGCACTATAA
- a CDS encoding DUF6428 family protein produces the protein MKLSEFKSKLEQVENFDIQLPNGTRVPYHFHITEMGLLTKNFIDCGNTIHEEKVITFQVWFAGDLEHRLAPSKVFKIIEASKKLIGDNDFELEVEYQDAMTIGKFGLDFVDGTFVLTPKETTCLANDHCGIPADKMKATIVEWVNKETACCTPGAGCC, from the coding sequence ATGAAATTATCAGAATTCAAAAGCAAATTAGAACAAGTTGAAAATTTCGATATCCAACTTCCAAACGGAACAAGAGTTCCATATCATTTTCACATTACCGAAATGGGTTTGCTTACCAAAAACTTTATCGATTGTGGAAACACCATTCACGAGGAAAAAGTAATTACTTTCCAAGTCTGGTTTGCCGGCGATTTAGAACATCGTTTAGCACCAAGTAAAGTATTTAAAATTATTGAGGCTTCCAAAAAACTAATAGGAGATAATGATTTTGAGTTAGAAGTAGAATATCAAGATGCGATGACAATCGGGAAATTCGGTTTGGATTTTGTTGACGGTACATTTGTACTAACACCAAAAGAGACAACATGTTTGGCCAATGATCATTGCGGTATTCCGGCCGACAAAATGAAAGCTACAATAGTAGAGTGGGTCAATAAAGAAACAGCTTGTTGCACTCCTGGTGCTGGTTGTTGTTAA
- a CDS encoding low molecular weight phosphatase family protein translates to MVENLSKTIQGISMDAVSEERKAVLQPLIDFIQDKVNHTKEIRLNFICTHNSRRSHLSQIWAQTMAFHFGIKNVFCYSGGTEATAMFPKVAETLTYQGFQIQKLSDNSNLVYAVKFSENQHPVLCFSKTFDDAFNPKAQFAAIMTCSSADEGCPFIAGAEKRLPIRYEDPKAFDGTDLMDVKYRERSMEIASEMFYVFSQIKH, encoded by the coding sequence ATGGTAGAAAATTTATCCAAAACTATTCAAGGCATCTCCATGGATGCTGTTTCCGAAGAACGCAAAGCCGTGCTACAACCTTTAATCGATTTTATTCAAGATAAAGTCAATCATACCAAGGAGATTAGACTGAATTTTATCTGTACTCACAATTCGAGGAGAAGTCATTTGTCTCAAATTTGGGCACAAACGATGGCTTTTCACTTCGGCATCAAAAATGTATTTTGTTATTCGGGCGGAACGGAAGCCACGGCTATGTTTCCGAAAGTAGCCGAGACTTTGACTTATCAAGGATTTCAAATCCAAAAGCTTTCGGATAATTCGAATCTAGTTTATGCTGTAAAGTTTTCCGAAAATCAGCATCCTGTGCTTTGTTTTTCCAAAACTTTTGACGATGCTTTTAATCCCAAAGCTCAATTTGCAGCCATCATGACTTGTTCCTCAGCCGATGAAGGATGTCCTTTTATTGCGGGAGCTGAAAAGCGTTTACCCATTCGGTATGAGGATCCAAAAGCATTTGATGGAACCGATTTGATGGATGTAAAATACAGGGAGCGCAGCATGGAAATTGCCTCTGAAATGTTTTATGTTTTCTCCCAAATAAAACACTAG